The genomic region GCGATTCTCGGCGGGCTCGTCGGACGGCTGATCAACCGGTTCGGAGAAGGGCGGCTGACGGTCGGAGGGCTGATTCTGGCCGCCGCCGGCTACGTGCTGATCACGCAGACGCACACGATCGCGGAGCTGGCCGTCTACGCGGCGATCGCCGGGGCCGGACATTCGCTCATGCGTCCGAGCATCGCATCGCTGATCTCGAAGCGCACGACGGCCGGTCAGGGCTTCTCCATCGGCATCATGGACTCGTTCGACAGTCTCGGCCGCATCCTCGGCCCCGCCTGGGGCGGCTGGATCTACCACCTCGGCATCGCGCTGCCCTACGGCTCGGCGGCCGCGGTCCTCGTCCTGACGGCGGCGCTCTCCGGCGCGGCCGCGGGCCGGCACGTCGCTGCGCGCGCCTAGCGGAATGCAGCCGCCGGTGCCCGGGCAAGGCCTCGAGTACCTGCCGCAGATTGAACGCGCCGCGGTCGCGCTCGCGATCGGCGGCATGGTCGGGATGGAACGGGAGTGGGCGCACAAAGACATCGGCGTGCGCACCTTCGCGCTCATCACGCTCTCCTTCGCGCTCGCCTGGATGATCTCGCCGACGGCCGCCTACATCCTGATGGCCGCGCTGATTCCGCTCGTCACGCTTGTGAACTGGCGGTCCTTCGCTCGGGACCGCTCACTCGAAATGACCACGTCGGTCGCCGTGCTCGCCACCGCGCTCCTCGGCATCCTCGCCGGGCAGGGGCTGCTCCTGCTCGCCGCCGCGTGCGGCGTCGTCGTGACGATGCTGCTCGCCTGGAAGGCGGAAATGGTCCGCTTCGCCGGCGAGGTCACGATCGATGAGATCCGCGGCGCGCTGCTGCTCGGCGTGATCGCGATCGTCGTGTACCCGATTCTGCCCGTGGGACCGGTCGATCCGCTGCGGCTCATCGACCTCCGCGCCGCCTGGACCGTGGTGCTCGTCATCTCCGCGATCGCCTTCGTGAACTACGTCCTGCTCCGGCTCTACGGCACCCGCGGCATCCGCTGGACCGGACTCCTCGGCGGGCTCGTCAACAGCACGGCCACGGTCGCGGAGCTGGCAAGCCGCGCGCGCAACGACGGCCGCCTGTCGATGTTCTGCCTGACCGGGATGCTGACCGCGGACACGGCGATGCTGCTGCGCAACGGCTTCATCCTGGGGGTCTTCGCCCTGCCGGCGCTCTCCTACGGATGGATCGGCGTCGGCGTGATGCTTGCCGCGAGCCTGCTGCTCGCGGCGCGGATGAACGTCGCGGACACCGAAACCGCGCCGCTGGAGATGCGCTCGCCGATCTCGCTGCGCCACGCGCTGACGTTCGGAATCGTCTTCGTGGCCATCGCCCTCGCGAGCCAGCTCGCGTACCGGTGGCTGGGACAGCCGGGATTCCTGCTCGTCGCGGTGATCGGCGGCCTCGTGAGCAGCGCGTCCACGTCCGCCGCGGCCGGCACCCTCGCCGCCGGCGGATTGCTCGCTCCGGCGCTGGCCGGCTACGGCGTGGTGCTGGCCTCCATGGCGAGCCTCGTGTTCCACGTGCCGACGGCGAAGTTCGCCGGTCTCAACCCCAAAGACACGCGCCGGCTCGCCGTGCTCACCGCGATCATCCTGGCGTTCGGACTCGCCGGCCTCGCCGCACAGGCCCTGCTCGGCCGCCGGCTCTGACGCCCCGGCCCGTGACGCAGCGCCAGTTCGTCGGCAGGGTCGCCACAGTCATCGCGCTCGTAGCCCTCGCCTGGGCGATGCTCTGGGTCGTCCGGCAGACAACCGAAATCATCATCCTGTTGCTCGTCTCGGCGATCCTGGCATCCGGCCTCTCGCCGGCCGTCGAGTGGCTCGAATCCCGCCGCTTCCCGCGGGGTGTCCGGCTGACGCGCGGGACCGCCATCTTCGTTCTGTATCTGGCCCTGTTCGCGGCCCTCGGCGCGATCCTGTCCGGGATCCTCATCCCGGCCGCCGCGGAGGGGCGGGTGTTCGTCCAGCATCTTCCCGAAGAGACGGCCGCGTTTCAAGCCTGGCTCGGCGAGCTCCAAACGCGCTACACCTGGCTGCCGGATTTCGCGACACAGATCACCCGCCTGCCGCAGCAGATGCTGGGGCTGGGCAAGTACGGCGCGAGCGCGGCGTCCGTGGCGTTTTCGTTCCTCGGCGGCATCACGTCGACGATAACCGTCCTCGTCTTCGTCTACTACATGCTGCTCGAGCACGCGAGCATGAGGGCCGCCTTTCTCTCGCTGCTGCCGCCCGCAGAGCGGCCGCGCGGCGGGCTCGTCCTCGAGCGGATCGGGACGAAGTTCGGAGGCTGGTTCCGCGGCCAATCCCTGCTGTCGTTCACGATCGCGGTCGTGGTCTCGGTCGCGCTGCTGCTGATCGGCATGCCGTATCCGTTCCTGCTCGGAATCATCGCGGGCCTCGGCGAGCTCGTGCCGATGGTGGGCCTGTGGATCGGCGCGTCGGTGGCGATACTGGTCGGACTGTCGCAGCCGACCTGGCGCCTCATCGCGACGGTTGCGTTCTTTGTCGTGATCATGAACATCGAGCCGCACTACCTCACGCCCCGCATCATGTCACGCGCGGTCGGGTTGTCTCCCCTGCTGACGATCGTCGCGCTGCTCGCGGGCATCAAGCTGCTCGGGATTATCGGCGGGCTCATCGCCCTGCCGCTGGCCGCCGCGCTTCAGGTGATCGTCGCGGAGATCGCCGCGGCCATCCAGGCCAACCACGACGTCGAGATCGGCCGCGAAGACGCCTAAAGATCCGGGCGCCGGGCGAGGCAGGGTTTACCGCGCGGCCCTGCCAATTCTTCGATGCTCCGCCTAGCGCCTCGGGGTTTGCGATGGCGATTCTCGAGACACACGGTCTCACGATGGAGTTCCGCGGCTTCCGTGCCCTGGACGGCGTCGATCTGCGTGTCGAATCGGGCGAGCTGCACGCGATCATCGGACCGAACGGCGCCGGCAAGACCACGCTCTTCAATCTCCTGAGCGGCCTGCTCCGGCCGACGGCCGGCCGGATCGAGTTCGAGGGCCGCGAGATCACGGGGCTGCCCCCGCACGAGGTCGCCCGGCGCGGCATCGCGCGGTCGTTCCAGATCACGAGCGTCTTCCCGCACCTGTCCGTCGTCGCCAACGTGGAGCTCGCGCTGCAGGCGCGCACGCCGCTCGGCTACACGTGGTGGCGTTCCGCACGGGTGCTGCGCCGCTTCGACGGCCGCGCGGAGGAGATCCTCACCGCGATCGGCCTGGCGGACATGGCGCGACGCGAGGTCGCGACGCTTCCCTACGGGCACAAGCGGGTGCTCGAGATCGGGCTCGCGATCGCGCTCGAGCCGACCCTCCTGCTCCTCGACGAGCCGACGGCGGGGTTGAGCGTCGACGACGCGGCGCGGATCGTCGGCGTCGTGCGCCGCGTGGCGCGGGACCGGACGATCGTTCTCGTCGAGCACAACATGGGCGTCGTCGCGGAGCTCTCCCAGCGGATTACGGTCCTCGCGCGCGGCCGCGTGCTGGCCGAGGGGACATACGAAGCGCTGCGCGCCAATCCCGCGGTGATCGAAGCGTATCTCGGAGGCGCCGCCTAGATGCTGCGCGTCGAAGGCCTGCACGCCTGGTACGGCGAGAGCCACGTGCTGCACGGCGTGACCTTCGAAGTGCCGGACGGTGAGATCGTCACGCTCGTCGGCCGCAACGGCATGGGCAAGACGACCGCGCTGCGCTGCATCATGGGGCTGCACCGCGCCAAGCAGGGCCGGATCACGCTCGACGGCCGCGACATCACCCGCTTCCCGCCGCAGCAGATCGCGCGGCTCGGCGTGGGCTGGGTGCAGGACGACCGCGGCATCTACAGCCGCCTCACCGTCCTGGAGCACCTTCGCCTTCCCCCGGTCGTGAGCGACCAGGCGTGGAGCCTCGGCCGGATCTTCGAGGCGTTCCCGATCCTGAAAGAGCGGGGCGGCACCCCGGGAAGCAAGCTCTCCGGCGGTGAGCAGCAGATCCTCGCCGTCGCCCGCGTGCTGCGGATGGGGGCGCGCCTGCTGTTGATGGACGAGCCGACGGAGGGGCTCGCGCCGATCATCGTGCGCCGCGTCGGCGAGATCCTCGGCGACATCAAGGGGCACGGTCTCACGGTGCTGCTGGTCGAGCAGAACCTGCGCTTTGCGACGATGGTCGCGGACCGGCACTACCTCGTCGTGAACGGACGCACGGTCAACACGTTCACCAACCAGGAAGCGGCCCGTCAGGAAGCGGAACTGCTGGCGTATCTCGGCGTTTAAACGGGAAAGGCCCGGTGCGCGGCGGGGTCCCGCGGCCGGGCGACAACGAAGGGGGTGCGGGATGAGCAAGTGGGCGGCACTGTCGTGCGCGGCCCTGCTCGTGCTGGGGGTATGGGGATACCCGGCCGCCGGGCAGAGCGCCGTGCGCCTGGCGCACGGAAAGATCGTACTCGCGGTCATCAACGACCAGTCGGGCGTCTACGCCGACATCAGCGGCAAGAACGGCGTCGAGGCGGTCCGGATGGCCGTCGACGACTTCCAGAAGAGATACCCCGGTGTCCTGAACTCGGTCGACGTCCTCTCCGCCGATCACCAGAACAAACCGGACGTCGGCGCGTCCAAGGCCGCGGAGTTCTACGATCGGGACAACGCCGATATGGTGATCGACGTGCCGACCTCGTCGGTCGGCATCGCGATCGCGCACGTCGCGGCGCAGAAGCACCGCCTCTTCTTCGCGGTCGGCGCGGCGACGACGGCGCTCTCGAACGAGGACTGCAACAAGTACACGTTCCACTATGCCTACGATACGTACATGCTCGCCAACGGCACCGCGATCGCGGTCGTGAAGCAGGGCAGCACCCAGTGGTACATCGTCTATCCCAACTACGCGTTCGGCCAGGACATGAACGCGAAGTTCTCCGCCGCGGTGGCGCACGCGGGCGGCAAGGTGCTGCTCAGTGATCCCACGCCCTTCCCCAACCCGACCGAGGACTTCTCGACCTTCCTGATCAAGGCGCGCACGCTGCGGCCGCGCCTCCAGATCCTCGGCGCGATGCAGGCCGGCCAGGACCTCGTGAACCTCGTCAAGCAGTACAACGAGTTCGGGCTGCGCCAGCAGGGCGTAAAGCTCGCGATCGGCCTTCTGTTCCTGAGCGACATCAACTCGCTCACCCCGGCCGCGATCCAGGGCACCGTGTTCACCACCGCGTGGTACTGGAACATGGACAAGGAAGCGCGGGCGTGGGCCGACCGCTTCTACGCGCGCACGAAAGTGCGGCCGACGTTCCCCGACGCCGGCGACTACTCCGGCGCCTGGCAGTACCTTGAGGCGGTGCGGCGGGCCGGCACGGACGACCCCGACAAGGTCGTGGCGCAGCTCGAGGGCTACAAGTTCCAGGATTTCTTCGCGCGGCACGCGCAGATCCGCAAGCAGGACCACGTGCTCCTCCACGACGCGTACCTGGCGGAGGTCAAAGCGCCGAACGACGTCAAGGAGCCGTGGGACTACGTGAAGATCGACACGACGATTCCGGCGGCGCAGGCGTTCCAGCCGCTCAGCCAGGTCCACTGCAACATGGCGCCGTAAGTTCGCGGCCGATTCCCTCGCGGGCGGGCGCCGGCTCGCCGGCGCCCGCCCGGCCCCGCGATGGAAACGATCCTGGTGGTCTTCAACGGCCTGATCAACGGGGCGTTCTACGCCTTGTTGAGCCTGGGGCTCGCGGTCATCTTCGGCATGCTGCGGGTCGTCAATTTCATGCACGGGGCCTTGTACATGTTGGGGGCCTTCGGCGCGTTTCTGCTCGGCACGATCTTCGGGGTTTCCTTTTGGTGGGCGCTGCTCATCTCCCCGATCGCGGTCGCGATCGTCGGCTATGCGCTCGAGCGCACGCTCCTCCGCCGGCTGTACGACCTCGACGTCCTCTACAATCTGCTCCTCACGTTCGGCCTGACGCTCTTCATCCAGGACGCGATGCGCCTCCGGTTCGGCATCCAGGGCGTGCCGTACCCCTCCCCGCCCGAACTGCACGGCGTCGTTGCCGTCGGCTTCATGCTCTTCCCGACGTACCGCTTCTTCGTGCTCGTCTTCTCCGTGGCGGTGTGTCTCGGCGTCTGGTGGCTCCTTGAACACACGCGCGCCGGCATGATCATCCGCGCCTCGACGGAAAACGCGATGCTGACTCGGGCCCTCGGCGTGGACGTGGACCGATGGATCCCGCTCGTCTTCGCCTTCGGGGTCGCGCTGGCGGGGCTCGCCGGCGTGCTCGCGGCGCCGATGTACGCCGTGTCGCCGCTGATGGGCGGCGACCTCATCATCACGACCTTCGCCATCGTTGTCATCGGGGGCATGGGATCGATCCTGGGATCGGTGGTCACGGCCTTCGGGGTCGGCGCACTCTCCGCCCTCGCGTCGGTCTACTATCCCGCCGCGGCGAACCTGCTGGTCTTCGTGGTCATGGCCGTCGTCCTGCTGCTGCGGCCGGCCGGACTGTTCGGGTCGGCGGAATCCGCCTGATGCGCGCCGCGCTCGGCTGGGCCGCGCTCGCCGCCGTCGCCGTGGCGCTGCCGTGGATCATGTACCCGGTGCTCGCGACGGACATCGTGACGTGGGGCCTCTTCGCGGCGGCCTTCGACATCCTGCTCGGCTACACCGGTCTGCTCTCGTTCGGCCAGGCCGCGTATTTCGGCGGCGGCGCCTACGCGGCGGGGCTGCTCGCACAGCGGGCCGGCGTGCCGTTTCCGCTGAACGCCTTCGCCGCGGGCATCATCGCCGGGGCGATGGCCGTGCCGCTGATGGGCCTCGCGATCCGCCGGCGCGGGATCTACTTTGCGATGATCACGCTCGCGTTCGCCGAGATGGTCTTCTACGTCATCAACGAATGGCGCAGCCTGACCGGCGGCGAGAACGGCGTCCAGGGCATCCCCCGCGTCGCGCCGGGGGGCCTCTCCCTTGC from bacterium harbors:
- a CDS encoding MgtC/SapB family protein gives rise to the protein MPGQGLEYLPQIERAAVALAIGGMVGMEREWAHKDIGVRTFALITLSFALAWMISPTAAYILMAALIPLVTLVNWRSFARDRSLEMTTSVAVLATALLGILAGQGLLLLAAACGVVVTMLLAWKAEMVRFAGEVTIDEIRGALLLGVIAIVVYPILPVGPVDPLRLIDLRAAWTVVLVISAIAFVNYVLLRLYGTRGIRWTGLLGGLVNSTATVAELASRARNDGRLSMFCLTGMLTADTAMLLRNGFILGVFALPALSYGWIGVGVMLAASLLLAARMNVADTETAPLEMRSPISLRHALTFGIVFVAIALASQLAYRWLGQPGFLLVAVIGGLVSSASTSAAAGTLAAGGLLAPALAGYGVVLASMASLVFHVPTAKFAGLNPKDTRRLAVLTAIILAFGLAGLAAQALLGRRL
- a CDS encoding ABC transporter ATP-binding protein, producing the protein MLRVEGLHAWYGESHVLHGVTFEVPDGEIVTLVGRNGMGKTTALRCIMGLHRAKQGRITLDGRDITRFPPQQIARLGVGWVQDDRGIYSRLTVLEHLRLPPVVSDQAWSLGRIFEAFPILKERGGTPGSKLSGGEQQILAVARVLRMGARLLLMDEPTEGLAPIIVRRVGEILGDIKGHGLTVLLVEQNLRFATMVADRHYLVVNGRTVNTFTNQEAARQEAELLAYLGV
- a CDS encoding ABC transporter ATP-binding protein, with the translated sequence MAILETHGLTMEFRGFRALDGVDLRVESGELHAIIGPNGAGKTTLFNLLSGLLRPTAGRIEFEGREITGLPPHEVARRGIARSFQITSVFPHLSVVANVELALQARTPLGYTWWRSARVLRRFDGRAEEILTAIGLADMARREVATLPYGHKRVLEIGLAIALEPTLLLLDEPTAGLSVDDAARIVGVVRRVARDRTIVLVEHNMGVVAELSQRITVLARGRVLAEGTYEALRANPAVIEAYLGGAA
- a CDS encoding ABC transporter substrate-binding protein, which codes for MSKWAALSCAALLVLGVWGYPAAGQSAVRLAHGKIVLAVINDQSGVYADISGKNGVEAVRMAVDDFQKRYPGVLNSVDVLSADHQNKPDVGASKAAEFYDRDNADMVIDVPTSSVGIAIAHVAAQKHRLFFAVGAATTALSNEDCNKYTFHYAYDTYMLANGTAIAVVKQGSTQWYIVYPNYAFGQDMNAKFSAAVAHAGGKVLLSDPTPFPNPTEDFSTFLIKARTLRPRLQILGAMQAGQDLVNLVKQYNEFGLRQQGVKLAIGLLFLSDINSLTPAAIQGTVFTTAWYWNMDKEARAWADRFYARTKVRPTFPDAGDYSGAWQYLEAVRRAGTDDPDKVVAQLEGYKFQDFFARHAQIRKQDHVLLHDAYLAEVKAPNDVKEPWDYVKIDTTIPAAQAFQPLSQVHCNMAP
- a CDS encoding branched-chain amino acid ABC transporter permease, translated to METILVVFNGLINGAFYALLSLGLAVIFGMLRVVNFMHGALYMLGAFGAFLLGTIFGVSFWWALLISPIAVAIVGYALERTLLRRLYDLDVLYNLLLTFGLTLFIQDAMRLRFGIQGVPYPSPPELHGVVAVGFMLFPTYRFFVLVFSVAVCLGVWWLLEHTRAGMIIRASTENAMLTRALGVDVDRWIPLVFAFGVALAGLAGVLAAPMYAVSPLMGGDLIITTFAIVVIGGMGSILGSVVTAFGVGALSALASVYYPAAANLLVFVVMAVVLLLRPAGLFGSAESA
- a CDS encoding AI-2E family transporter, with product MTQRQFVGRVATVIALVALAWAMLWVVRQTTEIIILLLVSAILASGLSPAVEWLESRRFPRGVRLTRGTAIFVLYLALFAALGAILSGILIPAAAEGRVFVQHLPEETAAFQAWLGELQTRYTWLPDFATQITRLPQQMLGLGKYGASAASVAFSFLGGITSTITVLVFVYYMLLEHASMRAAFLSLLPPAERPRGGLVLERIGTKFGGWFRGQSLLSFTIAVVVSVALLLIGMPYPFLLGIIAGLGELVPMVGLWIGASVAILVGLSQPTWRLIATVAFFVVIMNIEPHYLTPRIMSRAVGLSPLLTIVALLAGIKLLGIIGGLIALPLAAALQVIVAEIAAAIQANHDVEIGREDA